TACGCCAATATCATTACGCTGAAAAATGCTAGCCTGACAGTAAGGGCTTTGCTTGATGGAACAGTGGAATATATTTGCCTGCCGGATCTTTCGGCGGCGGGCGCAGTTATTTCTGATAAATTAGAGATGAGTCAGATCAAAAAAGTGGCTGATTTAGAGGTGACCCCTCTTTATATCGCATTTTCCCCCGATGTGCAACCCGACGTGATCAAAAAATGGCAGGATACCCTTGGCCAAATGGAAAAAGACGGATTCATCGTCAAAAACCAACAAAAATGGATCGATATTTATAAACAGGCCGTCAACGCAAAGTAATTCATTTATGAAACCACCCAAAATCGGTATTATCGGCGGCAGCGGTCTTTACGAAATCGACGGCATCAGCAAATTACGCGAGGTGGCGGTTAAAACCCCTTTCGGAGCCCCTTCAGACAAATTCATCTGTGGTGAGCTCGAAGGCCGCGAGGTGGTATTCCTCGCCCGCCACTGCCGGGGGCATAAACTCCTCCCCGGCGAGATCAACCACCGGGCCAATATCTGGGCGATGAAAAAGCTCGGCGTGGCATGGATCATCAGTGTGAGTGCTTGTGGCTCCCTCCAGGCAAAATATCCACCGTGTTCGATTGTTTTTCCTGACCAGTTTTTCGACCGGACAAAACGTCCGCTGGCCCACACCTTTTTTGGGCGGGGGGTCGTGGCACATGTGAATTTTGCTGAGCCGACCTGCGTGCCTGTCCAAAAGCAACTTGCGCAAATCGCGCGGAAACTCAAAGCCAAGGTGGCTCTCGGGGGAACGTATGTATGTATGGAGGGTCCGCAATTTTCGACCAAGGCCGAGTCGGGTTTTTACCGGAAATGCGGTTTTGACATTATCGGAATGACGAATCTCCCCGAGGCTAAACTCGCCCGTGAAGCGCAAATTGCTTACGTGCCGATGTCTTTTGTGACC
The DNA window shown above is from Verrucomicrobiota bacterium and carries:
- the mtnP gene encoding S-methyl-5'-thioadenosine phosphorylase — encoded protein: MKPPKIGIIGGSGLYEIDGISKLREVAVKTPFGAPSDKFICGELEGREVVFLARHCRGHKLLPGEINHRANIWAMKKLGVAWIISVSACGSLQAKYPPCSIVFPDQFFDRTKRPLAHTFFGRGVVAHVNFAEPTCVPVQKQLAQIARKLKAKVALGGTYVCMEGPQFSTKAESGFYRKCGFDIIGMTNLPEAKLAREAQIAYVPMSFVTDFDCWHPDHDHVTVKMIIGNLHANAQLAKDILRAAVAKMPLKADDFSHNALESAIITPQKLWPKKTATELKVIMAKF